In Stenotrophomonas sp. ESTM1D_MKCIP4_1, a single genomic region encodes these proteins:
- a CDS encoding S9 family peptidase: MKSTLCLLLASLMTSTVTAATPPVPPDAAKHPHEVKAPFGATRNDDYYWLRDDKRENKDMLAYLQAENAYTDQLLAPLKPLEDTLYKEIVARIKQDDASVPARERGYWYYSRFETGQDYPIHARRKGSMDAAEEILLDVNAMAAGKGYFSVGSMEVSQDNQLLAWADDDVGRRQYTIRFKDLATGKVLPDVITGSSGDLVWADDNRTVLYVENDPETLLTVRVKKHVLGTPASADTVVYEEKDDSFYMGLGRTRDDRFITIGVHSTVSSEERYAPASDPTTFTVLAPRQRDVEYDADHYDGRWVIRTNDGAKNFKLVTAPTDATSRAQWKDWIAHDTAVFIEGFELFDSYTAIAERSEGLERVRLLFKDGRTEYVKADEPAYSMGLGDNTEADTPWLRYVYTSMTTPTTVFELNTGTGERRTLKVQPVIGYDASKYETDRVWITARDGVKVPVSLVYRKGYQKDGKGALFQYAYGSYGMSMDPYFNQTAVSLLDRGVVYAIAHIRGGQEMGRDWYENGKLLHKQNTFNDFIDVTRGLVAQGWAAKDRVAASGGSAGGLLMGAVANQAPQDYRVMVAQVPFVDVVTTMLDPTIPLTTNEYDEWGNPEQKPYYDYMLSYSPYDNVKKQAYPALFVGTGLWDSQVQYWEPAKWVAKLRDDNTGHFPIVFRTNMEAGHGGKSGRFQRYRELSESYAFVLQQLGIVQP; this comes from the coding sequence ATGAAATCCACCCTCTGCCTGTTGCTTGCCAGCCTGATGACCAGCACCGTTACCGCCGCCACCCCGCCCGTTCCGCCGGATGCCGCCAAGCACCCGCACGAGGTCAAGGCGCCGTTCGGCGCCACCCGCAACGACGACTATTACTGGCTGCGCGACGACAAGCGCGAGAACAAGGACATGCTGGCCTACCTGCAGGCCGAGAATGCCTACACCGACCAGCTGCTGGCGCCGCTGAAGCCGCTGGAAGACACCCTGTACAAGGAAATCGTCGCCCGCATCAAGCAGGACGATGCCAGCGTGCCGGCGCGCGAGCGCGGCTACTGGTACTACAGCCGCTTCGAGACCGGCCAGGACTATCCCATCCACGCACGCCGCAAGGGCAGCATGGACGCGGCCGAGGAAATCCTGCTGGACGTCAATGCGATGGCCGCCGGCAAGGGCTATTTCAGCGTCGGCTCGATGGAAGTCAGCCAGGACAACCAGCTGCTGGCCTGGGCCGACGATGACGTTGGCCGCCGCCAGTACACCATCCGTTTCAAGGATCTGGCCACCGGCAAGGTGCTGCCCGACGTCATCACCGGCAGCTCCGGCGATCTGGTCTGGGCCGACGACAACCGCACCGTGCTGTACGTCGAGAACGATCCGGAAACCCTGCTGACCGTGCGGGTGAAGAAGCACGTGCTGGGCACCCCGGCCAGCGCCGACACCGTCGTCTACGAAGAGAAGGACGACAGTTTCTACATGGGCCTGGGGCGCACCCGCGACGACCGCTTCATCACCATCGGCGTGCACAGCACGGTGTCGTCGGAAGAGCGCTACGCCCCGGCCAGCGACCCCACCACCTTCACCGTGCTCGCCCCGCGCCAGCGCGATGTCGAGTATGACGCCGACCATTACGACGGCCGCTGGGTGATCCGCACCAACGATGGTGCGAAGAACTTCAAGCTGGTCACCGCGCCGACCGATGCCACGTCACGCGCGCAGTGGAAGGATTGGATCGCGCACGACACGGCGGTGTTCATCGAAGGCTTCGAGCTGTTCGACAGCTACACCGCCATTGCCGAGCGTTCCGAAGGCCTGGAGCGCGTGCGCCTGCTGTTCAAGGACGGCCGCACCGAATACGTGAAGGCCGATGAGCCGGCGTACTCGATGGGCCTGGGCGACAACACCGAAGCCGATACGCCGTGGCTGCGCTATGTCTACACCTCGATGACCACCCCGACCACCGTGTTCGAGCTGAACACCGGCACCGGCGAGCGCCGCACGCTGAAGGTGCAGCCGGTGATCGGCTATGACGCCTCGAAGTATGAAACCGACCGCGTCTGGATCACCGCGCGTGACGGGGTGAAGGTGCCGGTGTCGCTGGTGTACCGCAAGGGCTACCAGAAAGATGGCAAGGGCGCGCTGTTCCAGTACGCCTACGGCAGCTACGGCATGTCGATGGACCCGTACTTCAACCAGACCGCTGTGAGCCTGCTCGACCGTGGCGTGGTGTACGCCATTGCCCATATCCGTGGCGGCCAGGAAATGGGCCGTGACTGGTACGAGAACGGCAAGCTGCTGCACAAGCAGAACACGTTCAACGACTTCATCGATGTCACCCGTGGCCTGGTGGCGCAGGGCTGGGCGGCCAAGGACCGCGTGGCGGCTTCCGGTGGCAGCGCCGGTGGCCTGCTGATGGGCGCGGTGGCAAACCAGGCCCCGCAGGACTACCGGGTGATGGTGGCGCAGGTGCCGTTCGTGGACGTGGTCACCACCATGCTCGACCCGACCATCCCGCTGACCACCAACGAATACGACGAGTGGGGCAACCCGGAGCAGAAGCCGTACTACGACTACATGCTGTCCTACTCGCCCTACGACAATGTAAAGAAGCAGGCCTACCCGGCGCTGTTCGTGGGCACTGGCTTGTGGGATTCGCAGGTGCAGTACTGGGAGCCGGCCAAGTGGGTGGCCAAGCTGCGTGACGACAACACCGGGCACTTCCCGATCGTGTTCCGCACCAACATGGAGGCTGGCCACGGCGGCAAGTCCGGGCGCTTCCAGCGTTACCGCGAACTGTCCGAATCGTACGCGTTCGTGCTGCAGCAGCTGGGCATCGTCCAGCCGTGA
- a CDS encoding pyridoxal phosphate-dependent aminotransferase yields MSTLPHTPGYSRRSHEIAPFHVMSLLARAQALEQAGHDVIHLEIGEPDFTTAAPVVRAGQAALAAGHTRYTAARGLPALRQAISGFYRSHYALDIDPERILVTPGGSGALLLASSLLVDPGRHWLLADPGYPCNRHFLRLVEGGAQLVPVGPDTAYQLTPSLVDQHWNNDSVGALVASPANPTGTVLSADELAALSKALHARGGHLVVDEIYHGLTYGLDAPSVLQVDDSAFVLNSFSKYFGMTGWRLGWLVAPPAAVPDLEKLAQNLYISASSIAQHAALACFSEESMAIFEQRREAFRQRRDFLLPALRELGFRIEVEPQGAFYLYADVSAFTDDAQAFCAHFLETEHVAFTPGLDFGFHRANQHVRLAYTQEVPRLQEAVERIARGLKHFR; encoded by the coding sequence ATGAGCACCCTGCCCCACACGCCGGGCTACAGCCGGCGCAGCCATGAAATCGCCCCCTTCCACGTGATGTCCCTGCTGGCCCGCGCCCAGGCGCTGGAACAGGCCGGCCACGATGTGATCCATCTGGAGATCGGTGAGCCGGACTTCACCACGGCCGCGCCGGTCGTGCGCGCCGGCCAGGCCGCACTGGCCGCCGGCCATACCCGCTACACCGCCGCGCGCGGCCTGCCGGCCCTGCGTCAGGCGATCAGTGGCTTCTACCGCAGCCACTACGCGCTGGACATCGACCCCGAACGCATCCTGGTCACTCCGGGCGGCTCCGGTGCGCTGCTGCTGGCCAGCAGCCTGCTGGTCGACCCCGGCCGCCACTGGCTGCTGGCCGACCCTGGCTATCCCTGCAACCGCCATTTCCTGCGCCTGGTGGAAGGCGGCGCGCAGCTGGTGCCGGTCGGGCCGGACACCGCCTACCAGCTGACCCCATCACTGGTGGACCAGCACTGGAACAACGACAGCGTGGGCGCGCTGGTCGCCTCGCCCGCCAATCCCACCGGCACCGTGCTGTCAGCCGACGAGCTGGCTGCCCTGTCGAAGGCGCTGCATGCGCGCGGTGGCCATCTGGTGGTGGACGAGATCTACCACGGCCTGACCTACGGCCTGGACGCGCCCAGCGTGCTGCAGGTGGATGACAGCGCGTTCGTGCTGAACAGCTTCTCCAAGTACTTCGGCATGACCGGCTGGCGGCTGGGCTGGCTGGTGGCGCCACCGGCGGCCGTGCCCGATCTGGAAAAGCTTGCCCAGAACCTGTACATCAGCGCGTCGAGCATTGCCCAGCACGCAGCGCTGGCGTGCTTCAGCGAAGAATCGATGGCGATCTTCGAGCAGCGCCGCGAAGCGTTCCGGCAGCGCCGCGATTTCCTGCTGCCTGCGTTGCGCGAGCTGGGCTTCCGCATCGAGGTGGAACCGCAGGGTGCGTTCTACCTGTACGCCGACGTCAGCGCGTTCACCGATGATGCGCAGGCGTTCTGCGCGCACTTTCTGGAAACCGAACACGTGGCCTTTACGCCGGGCCTGGATTTCGGCTTCCACCGCGCCAACCAGCATGTGCGTCTGGCGTATACGCAGGAAGTGCCGCGGTTGCAGGAGGCGGTGGAGCGGATCGCGCGCGGGTTGAAACATTTCCGGTAG